A single Tamandua tetradactyla isolate mTamTet1 chromosome X, mTamTet1.pri, whole genome shotgun sequence DNA region contains:
- the VGLL1 gene encoding transcription cofactor vestigial-like protein 1 isoform X1, with product MEEMKSGVCLPKDRQRPIKTEWNSRCVLFTYFQGDISTVVDEHFSRALGNVKSPQELSSLSQSEDVILKNDSDMPPNQWRFSSQCTKPQPDVPLGHGAANGSLNVSGPMTMDQYPLALTESPSTQPDKKIYFPPNRGPASASLANERNWSPERRQNLFFY from the exons ATGGAAGAAATGAAGAGTGGTGTCTGTCTGCCCAAGGATAGACAAAGGCCTATAAAGACTGAGTGGAATTCCCGGTGTGTCCTTTTCACCTATTTCCAAGGGGACATCAGCACTGTAGTGGATGAACACTTCTCCAGAGCTCTGGGCAATGTCAAGAGCCCACAGGAATTGAGCTCCTTGAGCCAGAGTGAAGATGTCATCCTAAAGAATG ATAGTGACATGCCTCCAAATCAGTGGCGTTTCTCTTCTCAGTGCACAAAGCCACAGCCAGATGTTCCTCTGGGCCATGGTGCAGCCAACGGCAGCCTGAATGTGTCTGGCCCCATGACTATGGATCAGTATCCACTGGCCCTGACTGAGAGCCCCTCCACTCAGCCTG aTAAGAAAATATACTTCCCCCCAAATCGTGGACCTGCCAGTGCTAGCCTTGCAAATGAAA GAAACTGGTCTCcagaaagaagacaaaatctGTTCTTTTACTGA
- the VGLL1 gene encoding transcription cofactor vestigial-like protein 1 isoform X2 encodes MEEMKSGVCLPKDRQRPIKTEWNSRCVLFTYFQGDISTVVDEHFSRALGNVKSPQELSSLSQSEDVILKNDSDMPPNQWRFSSQCTKPQPDVPLGHGAANGSLNVSGPMTMDQYPLALTESPSTQPGELWHFSSLANPSSPEPGYPHVFPDGHMIPEPEPDGKFEPFLSLLQRERCLACPQGSARRENCNTSQIAGSPGLLLSLPPSSAHYKKIYFPPNRGPASASLANERNWSPERRQNLFFY; translated from the exons ATGGAAGAAATGAAGAGTGGTGTCTGTCTGCCCAAGGATAGACAAAGGCCTATAAAGACTGAGTGGAATTCCCGGTGTGTCCTTTTCACCTATTTCCAAGGGGACATCAGCACTGTAGTGGATGAACACTTCTCCAGAGCTCTGGGCAATGTCAAGAGCCCACAGGAATTGAGCTCCTTGAGCCAGAGTGAAGATGTCATCCTAAAGAATG ATAGTGACATGCCTCCAAATCAGTGGCGTTTCTCTTCTCAGTGCACAAAGCCACAGCCAGATGTTCCTCTGGGCCATGGTGCAGCCAACGGCAGCCTGAATGTGTCTGGCCCCATGACTATGGATCAGTATCCACTGGCCCTGACTGAGAGCCCCTCCACTCAGCCTGGTGAGCTGTGGCATTTCTCTTCCCTAGCCAACCCCAGCTCCCCAGAGCCCGGCTACCCTCATGTCTTCCCTGATGGGCACATGATTCCAGAGCCTGAGCCTGATGGGAAATTTGAGCCCTTTCTAAGTCTGCTCCAGCGTGAAAGATGCCTAGCCTGCCCTCAAGGATCTGCCAGGAGGGAGAACTGCAACACTTCCCAGATAGCCGGAAGCCCGGGATTGCTCCTCAGCCTGCCTCCCAGCTCAGCCCACT aTAAGAAAATATACTTCCCCCCAAATCGTGGACCTGCCAGTGCTAGCCTTGCAAATGAAA GAAACTGGTCTCcagaaagaagacaaaatctGTTCTTTTACTGA